A single window of Leptospira koniambonensis DNA harbors:
- a CDS encoding LIC11086 family outer membrane transporter, with translation MFLIFKKHHLLIFIRLFAFLFFVFLGGEIFAHHAGEGQNMTSSTRFIDPFTGKREKPSDYFLITQDFQKGTIDNSNLHTTTVFGEFNFAGGKFAANFSAPWTYYEQKDRSDAARYGKAFVGAKWNPLIDTGWPFFIILEGRLGFPSGGDTDKFAGGDYYSGIANLTVGATWKQFLFVLRGSGIFPLSKDHANLDTQSGLPYWAQSTTTQNSEEHPEIQKITQWFAYITYFWTKDFSVFGGLLYRTPYVNVIGGGSLLEEDSETQKKFPKAFKEASLGFNYTLTKGTYLTIAGRLPLIRDPEIRLYDYAITTSISFEIPEWRDSSKKSEKEAEEFESEDDLEKK, from the coding sequence ATGTTTCTAATATTCAAAAAACATCATCTACTAATTTTTATACGACTTTTTGCATTTCTATTTTTTGTCTTTTTAGGTGGGGAAATTTTTGCTCACCACGCAGGAGAAGGACAGAATATGACTTCTTCTACACGGTTTATTGATCCTTTTACGGGCAAAAGAGAGAAACCTTCTGATTATTTTTTGATCACTCAAGATTTTCAAAAAGGTACAATCGATAATTCTAATCTTCATACAACTACCGTCTTCGGTGAGTTCAATTTTGCGGGAGGTAAATTTGCCGCAAACTTCAGTGCTCCTTGGACTTATTATGAGCAAAAAGATAGAAGTGACGCTGCTCGTTACGGTAAGGCATTTGTAGGAGCAAAATGGAATCCTTTGATCGATACTGGCTGGCCATTCTTCATTATTTTGGAAGGCAGACTTGGTTTTCCTTCTGGTGGTGATACAGATAAATTTGCAGGTGGGGATTATTATTCTGGAATTGCAAATCTTACAGTAGGTGCTACTTGGAAACAGTTCTTATTTGTGTTGAGAGGTTCAGGAATTTTCCCGCTATCTAAAGATCATGCAAATTTAGATACTCAGTCCGGCCTTCCTTATTGGGCTCAAAGCACTACTACCCAAAACTCCGAAGAGCATCCAGAGATCCAAAAGATCACTCAATGGTTTGCATATATTACTTATTTTTGGACCAAAGATTTTAGTGTTTTTGGAGGACTTTTATACAGAACTCCTTATGTGAACGTGATCGGCGGTGGTAGTCTTTTGGAAGAAGATTCAGAAACCCAGAAAAAATTCCCAAAGGCCTTCAAAGAAGCTAGTTTAGGTTTTAATTATACTCTTACTAAGGGTACTTATCTTACAATTGCTGGCCGTCTTCCCTTAATTAGAGACCCTGAGATCCGTCTTTATGATTATGCGATCACTACTTCTATTTCTTTTGAAATTCCTGAATGGAGAGATTCTTCTAAAAAATCAGAAAAAGAAGCAGAAGAATTCGAATCAGAAGATGATTTGGAGAAAAAGTAA
- a CDS encoding LIC_11090 family protein encodes MKTISIILTNCFLFQSLVFGSGWFCGMLAGEIKLCHCNHASQKEKHSDSEDSRFSSKLADSGQDHSNSKPSSLPDCHSAKSGEAHKCACKKAKDKASYLSGTICTQFFTYSKLENIAPETLGSELLSRIQEGLGVFVSFDIERPPQFS; translated from the coding sequence ATGAAAACGATTTCGATCATTCTGACCAACTGCTTCTTATTCCAAAGTTTGGTATTCGGAAGTGGTTGGTTCTGTGGAATGCTCGCAGGAGAGATCAAACTTTGCCATTGTAATCACGCTAGCCAAAAAGAAAAACATTCAGACTCTGAAGATTCAAGATTCTCTTCTAAACTTGCTGATTCCGGACAAGATCATTCGAATTCTAAACCTTCTTCCCTACCCGATTGCCATTCCGCTAAGTCTGGTGAGGCTCATAAATGCGCCTGTAAAAAAGCAAAAGACAAGGCCTCTTATTTAAGCGGAACTATCTGCACTCAATTTTTCACCTATTCCAAATTAGAAAACATAGCCCCTGAAACTCTTGGCTCAGAGCTTTTGAGCCGTATCCAAGAAGGTTTAGGAGTGTTTGTTTCTTTCGATATAGAAAGACCCCCTCAATTCTCCTAA
- a CDS encoding MbnP family copper-binding protein, translating to MKLLYKYIVLLLLSVLAFNCDGSSSNPNMALLALATLNQPGIEFKAVVGDSDATCGEDITGHGDSHSSSVVTSSSTVTIQHVAGVMPIGLKDLRFYVSEFELVDQNDNIVTLDVPNTGVWQYGGVALLDFENGKGSCSGTTETNNFVQASVENKTYKTLRFTLGVPESLNHIDYSVAPSPLNVSGLAWSWTMGYRFFVGEFLSNDPATVGNAAVLHMGAAGCSETSGVYTCTNSNRAVIELTPTGGFNPFTQKVQFDLKKAVTGWDISTGSKSCHSMGAMDSATCSLVYPNFGLDYSTGNAGSAAQTVFGIVSK from the coding sequence ATGAAATTATTATATAAATATATTGTATTACTTTTATTATCCGTTCTTGCATTCAATTGTGACGGATCATCTTCCAATCCAAACATGGCTCTTTTGGCTTTAGCAACCTTAAACCAGCCGGGAATCGAATTTAAAGCTGTGGTAGGAGACAGCGACGCTACATGCGGGGAGGATATCACCGGGCATGGAGATAGTCATTCCAGCTCTGTCGTAACTTCCAGTTCTACAGTAACGATCCAACACGTGGCTGGGGTTATGCCGATCGGACTTAAGGATCTCAGATTTTATGTTTCTGAATTCGAATTGGTAGACCAGAACGATAATATAGTTACATTAGATGTTCCTAATACTGGAGTTTGGCAGTATGGCGGAGTTGCACTTCTGGATTTTGAAAATGGAAAAGGAAGCTGCAGCGGAACCACTGAAACAAATAATTTTGTCCAAGCATCTGTAGAAAATAAAACCTATAAAACACTTAGATTCACTTTGGGTGTTCCTGAAAGTTTAAACCACATCGATTACAGTGTTGCCCCGAGCCCACTCAATGTTTCTGGACTTGCTTGGAGTTGGACAATGGGTTATAGATTTTTCGTAGGAGAATTTTTATCCAACGATCCAGCAACAGTCGGAAATGCTGCGGTTTTACATATGGGTGCCGCGGGCTGTTCTGAGACTAGTGGAGTTTATACCTGCACGAATTCTAACCGAGCCGTGATTGAGTTAACTCCAACTGGAGGATTCAATCCGTTCACTCAAAAGGTACAATTCGATCTTAAAAAAGCCGTGACCGGCTGGGATATCAGCACTGGAAGCAAATCTTGCCATTCTATGGGAGCCATGGACAGCGCTACCTGCTCATTAGTGTATCCAAATTTTGGTTTGGATTATTCTACCGGGAATGCCGGGTCCGCCGCTCAGACAGTATTTGGAATTGTCTCCAAATAA
- a CDS encoding LA_0442/LA_0875 N-terminal domain-containing protein, translating into MKNLRSILPGPKSLSASVIFLTIAFSQVSAETILLKNGEKTYGTVIDQSTDTVTILKETKRQTLAKSQILKIIFKDIKDEAELAKLFDAEKKKLNKDGKKPEKEEQLDTILLEQMIKENSYKAVQKRLALIEKYIDEQDSSWEEYISANRNPWEPVWKSAILPGWGLSTMKHENYARAYQVAIGLSIIVAIGGSQAATEQHNKAENRLNKILFEDPITYAQIQGAGITGASVLVTKLQSDSISEYNSFKTKESQYDTYSRTGLYMGVGLYLIQLAQSYFLGQKWATHNIIQTPSGEAVKEGFNFKGNYMPIAAGGASNLWEYHTDLRYVSTF; encoded by the coding sequence ATGAAAAATCTCCGCTCAATTCTACCAGGACCAAAGTCCTTATCAGCTTCCGTTATCTTCCTTACGATTGCATTTAGCCAAGTTTCGGCGGAAACGATCCTTTTAAAAAACGGTGAAAAAACCTATGGAACTGTAATCGATCAATCTACAGATACTGTTACAATCCTAAAAGAAACCAAAAGACAAACCTTAGCCAAGTCCCAAATCTTAAAGATCATCTTCAAAGATATCAAGGATGAGGCGGAACTTGCAAAGTTATTCGATGCTGAAAAAAAGAAACTGAACAAAGACGGCAAAAAACCTGAAAAAGAGGAACAATTAGACACCATTCTTCTGGAACAAATGATCAAGGAGAATAGTTATAAGGCAGTTCAAAAACGTCTGGCATTGATCGAGAAGTATATAGACGAACAAGATTCTAGTTGGGAAGAATATATTTCTGCAAACAGAAATCCTTGGGAACCTGTTTGGAAATCAGCCATCCTCCCTGGTTGGGGACTTTCCACAATGAAGCATGAGAATTACGCGAGAGCTTATCAAGTAGCAATCGGTCTTTCTATCATTGTTGCGATCGGTGGAAGTCAAGCTGCAACAGAGCAACATAATAAAGCAGAGAATCGTCTGAACAAAATTTTATTCGAAGATCCAATTACTTATGCACAGATCCAAGGTGCAGGAATTACAGGTGCTTCTGTCCTAGTGACTAAACTGCAATCTGATAGTATCTCAGAATATAATTCCTTCAAAACTAAAGAAAGCCAATATGATACCTATAGCAGAACAGGACTTTATATGGGTGTTGGTTTATATCTAATTCAGTTGGCCCAAAGTTATTTCTTAGGCCAAAAATGGGCCACTCATAATATAATCCAAACTCCTTCCGGAGAAGCAGTGAAAGAAGGATTCAATTTTAAAGGTAATTATATGCCGATCGCTGCAGGTGGCGCGAGTAATCTTTGGGAATACCACACCGACCTGAGATATGTAAGCACTTTCTAA
- a CDS encoding MbnH family di-heme enzyme, giving the protein MRSITFSLFFFLLFQCTQLGLEKEKSSGSESLLILLGTSTPEGTPYTWDLPAGFPAPKIPSDNPITVEKVELGKFLFYDTRLSENETQGCGSCHKQENAFTDGLTVSVGSTGQTHPRNAQHLSNVAYNLRQTWANPVLKKLEDQARVPMFGDNPVELGMKDREDLLLERLGNDPEYVRKFKAAFPSDQNPFSILNITKALSSFQRTFISGNSAYDRYQAGDFSALSASAIRGKNLFFGERAECFHCHGGFNFTDTILHVGTVFEEVTFHNNGLDSSRFVSPNGGLYEFTFQESDRGKFRAPSLRNVELTAPYMHDGSIPDLLAVVNHYVNGGTGDGTSNPNRDVFVRSFSLSESEKQDLVEFLKSLTDTEFTTNPKFQDPF; this is encoded by the coding sequence ATTAGATCTATTACGTTTTCTTTATTCTTCTTTCTTCTTTTCCAATGTACACAATTGGGATTGGAGAAGGAAAAAAGTTCCGGATCAGAAAGTTTACTTATACTTTTAGGTACAAGCACTCCGGAAGGAACTCCTTACACCTGGGATCTTCCTGCAGGATTTCCAGCTCCAAAAATTCCAAGTGATAACCCAATCACTGTGGAAAAAGTGGAGTTGGGTAAGTTTTTATTTTATGATACAAGATTATCCGAAAATGAAACTCAAGGCTGTGGAAGTTGCCATAAACAAGAGAATGCGTTTACCGATGGACTTACAGTTTCTGTAGGTTCTACAGGCCAAACACATCCAAGAAATGCACAACATCTTTCTAACGTAGCATATAATCTCAGACAAACTTGGGCAAATCCCGTTTTGAAAAAATTAGAAGATCAAGCAAGAGTTCCTATGTTCGGAGATAATCCAGTAGAACTGGGCATGAAGGACAGAGAAGATCTTTTGTTAGAAAGATTGGGAAACGATCCTGAGTATGTTCGTAAATTTAAGGCAGCATTCCCAAGCGATCAAAATCCTTTCAGTATATTAAATATTACGAAAGCTTTATCCAGTTTTCAAAGAACATTTATATCCGGAAATTCTGCATATGATAGATACCAAGCAGGAGATTTTTCAGCCTTAAGTGCTTCTGCGATCCGAGGTAAAAACCTATTCTTTGGAGAAAGAGCGGAATGTTTCCATTGCCATGGTGGTTTCAATTTTACAGATACTATCCTTCATGTGGGAACAGTTTTCGAAGAAGTTACATTTCACAATAATGGATTAGATTCTTCCAGGTTTGTAAGTCCGAACGGCGGACTTTACGAATTTACATTTCAAGAATCCGATAGAGGAAAATTCAGGGCGCCTTCTCTGCGTAACGTAGAACTCACTGCACCTTATATGCATGATGGCTCCATTCCTGATCTATTGGCAGTGGTAAATCATTACGTAAACGGTGGAACCGGGGATGGAACCTCAAATCCAAACAGAGATGTATTTGTAAGAAGTTTCTCATTAAGTGAATCCGAAAAACAAGATCTAGTGGAATTCTTAAAAAGCCTTACAGATACAGAATTTACAACCAACCCTAAATTCCAGGATCCGTTCTGA
- a CDS encoding class I fructose-bisphosphate aldolase: protein MLDKIKSALGAEADSLLNHVSKTIPKETLTIPGPNYVDEIFAKTDRNNSVLKNFQSIYNTGRLAGTGYLSILPVDQGIEHSAGASFAKNPAYFDPENIVKLAIEGGCNAVASTLGVLGLVSRQYAHKIPFVVKINHNELLSYPNKFDQILFANVEQAFDMGAAAVGATIYFGSDESSRQIQEISEAFHRAHELGLVTILWAYLRNDGFKNDKADYHIATDLTGQANHLAATIQADIVKQKLPETNLGGFRDLKFGKKDDKMYTDLSSEHPIDMARYQVANCYMGKIGLINSGGPSGSNDLGDAVKAAVINKRAGGMGLISGRKAFQKPMKDGVALLNAIQDVYLSKDVTIA, encoded by the coding sequence ATGTTAGATAAAATCAAGAGCGCATTAGGTGCGGAAGCGGATTCTCTCTTAAATCATGTCTCTAAAACCATCCCGAAGGAGACCCTGACCATCCCTGGTCCCAATTACGTTGACGAAATTTTTGCTAAGACCGACAGAAACAACTCTGTTCTTAAAAATTTCCAATCCATCTACAACACTGGACGTCTTGCTGGAACAGGATATCTTTCCATTCTTCCTGTAGACCAAGGGATTGAGCATAGTGCGGGTGCTTCCTTCGCTAAAAACCCTGCTTATTTCGATCCAGAAAATATCGTAAAACTTGCTATCGAAGGCGGATGTAATGCAGTTGCTTCCACTCTTGGAGTTTTAGGATTAGTATCTCGTCAGTACGCTCACAAAATTCCTTTTGTAGTTAAGATCAATCATAACGAACTTCTAAGCTATCCAAACAAATTCGATCAGATCCTCTTTGCAAATGTAGAGCAGGCATTCGATATGGGAGCAGCAGCTGTAGGAGCTACGATCTATTTTGGTTCTGACGAAAGTTCCAGACAGATCCAAGAGATCTCTGAAGCTTTTCACAGAGCTCATGAACTAGGACTAGTAACTATTCTTTGGGCATATCTCAGAAACGATGGATTCAAAAATGATAAAGCAGATTATCATATCGCTACTGACCTTACTGGACAAGCAAACCATTTGGCTGCTACTATCCAGGCAGATATCGTAAAACAAAAATTACCTGAAACCAACTTAGGTGGATTCAGAGATCTGAAATTCGGTAAAAAAGATGATAAGATGTATACTGATCTTTCTTCTGAGCATCCGATCGATATGGCGAGATACCAAGTAGCAAACTGTTATATGGGTAAAATTGGTCTAATCAACTCTGGTGGACCTTCCGGTTCTAATGACCTTGGTGATGCAGTAAAAGCTGCAGTTATCAATAAAAGAGCCGGTGGAATGGGACTTATCTCCGGAAGAAAAGCATTCCAAAAGCCTATGAAAGATGGAGTTGCCTTGTTGAATGCAATCCAAGACGTATATCTTTCTAAAGACGTAACAATCGCTTAA
- a CDS encoding methylmalonyl-CoA mutase family protein, with translation MEPEIYTPHNKLKFVTAASLFDGHDASINIMRRILQSSGAEVVHLGHNRSVQEIVDCAIQEDVQGIAVTSYQGGHVEYFKYMIDLLKEKGSSHIKVFGGGGGTILPSEIQELEAYGVSKIYSPDDGRSLGLQGMINDLLQKSDFIPPHRFNGNLFSEIRKKNPIAIAESISLVESSENDPKKIDPGKLDFPLSKKTIPILGITGTGGAGKSSLTDELVRRFIHDFEDKTIAIISVDPSKRKTGGALLGDRIRMNSISHPRVYMRSFATREANIALNRNVKKSLDVLKSSEFDLVIVETAGIGQSDSEITEVSDLSLYVMTPEFGAATQLEKIDMIDYADLIAVNKCDKRGALDAIRDVQKQFQRSRKLFDQGPEKMPVFGTIASQFNDPGTNNLYVALIESLNKKFNLDWKSNFASSSETSQKIHIIPPDRQRYLAEIAEECEKYENFVKKESETAEVLYRIKGTIEVLKERGKNISDLEEEYSKREEGLHPDTRKILKEWDSKLEKYSGEFFIYKVRDKEIKVENFTKSLSNLNIPKVSVPKFRNWGEIVKWSYTENFPGEFPFAAGVFPFKRTGEDPTRMFAGEGGPERTNARFHYVSHGMPAHRLSTAFDSVTLYGEDPGLRPDIYGKIGNSGVSIATLDDAKKLYSGFDLCSPSTSVSMTINGPAPMLLSFFLNTAIDQTCEKYIHAEGKVEEAKSKLAEIYSKKGVPVPQYKGDIPTGNDGLGLLLLGTTGDQILPKEVYEKIKKETLSSVRGTVQADILKEDQAQNTCIFSTEFALKLMGDIQEYFIWNKVRNFYSVSISGYHIAEAGANPITQVAFTLANGFTFVEYYLSRGMKIDDFAPNLSFFFSNGIDPEYAVIGRVARKIWAKSMKYKYSGSERSQMLKYHIQTSGRSLHAQEIAFNDIRTTLQALYAIYDNCNSLHTNAYDEAITTPTEESVRRAMAIQLIINRELGLAKNENPLQGSFIIDDLSDLVEEAILSEFRRISERGGVLGAMERMYQRNKIQEESLEYEHRKHTGEIPVIGVNTFLGKDGSPTILPEEVIRSTEDEKKAQIRELEAFQFRNKEESSEALKNLQAACLSGENGFEALVEAGKVCSLGQMTHSLYEVGGQYRRSM, from the coding sequence ATGGAACCTGAAATTTATACACCTCATAATAAATTAAAATTTGTGACTGCTGCTTCCCTTTTTGACGGACACGATGCTTCTATCAATATCATGAGAAGAATACTACAATCCTCAGGAGCGGAAGTAGTTCATCTAGGTCACAATAGATCAGTTCAAGAAATCGTAGATTGCGCCATCCAAGAGGATGTACAAGGAATCGCAGTCACAAGTTACCAAGGCGGTCACGTAGAATATTTCAAATATATGATAGACCTTCTGAAAGAAAAAGGAAGTTCTCATATTAAAGTATTCGGCGGCGGTGGAGGAACCATTCTTCCTTCGGAGATACAAGAATTAGAAGCGTATGGAGTTTCTAAAATTTATTCACCTGACGATGGGCGTTCTTTGGGATTACAAGGAATGATCAATGATCTATTACAAAAATCTGATTTTATCCCACCTCATAGATTTAATGGGAATCTTTTCTCGGAGATCCGCAAAAAAAATCCGATCGCAATCGCAGAATCAATCTCCTTAGTAGAATCTTCTGAAAATGATCCTAAAAAAATAGATCCTGGAAAATTGGATTTTCCACTTTCTAAAAAAACAATTCCGATTTTAGGGATTACCGGAACCGGGGGAGCTGGAAAATCCTCTCTTACAGATGAACTTGTAAGAAGATTCATCCATGATTTCGAAGACAAAACAATTGCTATTATATCTGTCGACCCTTCCAAAAGAAAAACGGGAGGAGCACTTTTAGGAGATAGGATCCGTATGAATTCTATTTCTCATCCAAGAGTTTATATGAGATCGTTTGCAACTAGAGAAGCAAATATCGCATTAAACCGAAATGTCAAAAAAAGTTTGGATGTTCTTAAAAGTTCTGAATTCGACCTCGTGATCGTAGAAACAGCTGGGATAGGACAAAGTGATTCCGAGATTACAGAAGTTTCCGATCTTTCTCTTTATGTGATGACTCCTGAATTCGGTGCAGCCACTCAATTAGAAAAAATTGATATGATCGATTATGCAGATCTTATCGCAGTTAATAAATGTGATAAAAGAGGCGCATTAGACGCAATCAGAGATGTCCAAAAACAATTCCAAAGATCCAGAAAATTATTTGATCAGGGCCCGGAGAAGATGCCAGTATTCGGTACAATCGCTTCTCAATTCAATGATCCTGGCACAAATAATCTGTATGTTGCGCTTATCGAATCTTTGAACAAAAAATTCAATCTGGACTGGAAATCTAATTTTGCTTCCAGCTCCGAGACTAGCCAAAAGATACATATCATTCCCCCTGATAGACAAAGATATTTGGCTGAGATCGCAGAAGAATGCGAGAAATACGAAAACTTCGTCAAAAAAGAATCCGAAACTGCAGAAGTTTTATATAGGATCAAAGGTACAATAGAAGTATTAAAGGAAAGAGGCAAAAACATCTCCGATCTAGAAGAAGAATATTCCAAAAGAGAAGAAGGACTTCATCCTGATACGAGAAAGATCCTAAAAGAATGGGATTCTAAATTAGAAAAATATTCCGGAGAATTTTTCATATATAAAGTCAGAGACAAAGAGATCAAAGTAGAGAATTTTACAAAATCTTTAAGTAATTTAAATATTCCCAAAGTTTCTGTTCCTAAATTCCGCAACTGGGGAGAGATCGTAAAATGGTCTTATACTGAGAACTTCCCGGGAGAATTCCCGTTTGCTGCTGGAGTATTTCCTTTTAAAAGAACTGGAGAAGATCCTACTCGTATGTTCGCAGGAGAAGGCGGACCAGAAAGGACAAATGCAAGATTCCACTATGTAAGTCATGGAATGCCTGCTCATCGTTTGAGCACCGCATTCGATTCTGTAACATTATACGGAGAAGATCCAGGACTTCGCCCAGATATTTACGGTAAGATCGGAAATTCAGGAGTAAGTATCGCTACTTTAGATGATGCTAAAAAACTCTACTCTGGTTTTGATCTTTGTAGTCCTAGCACTTCTGTGTCCATGACGATCAACGGACCGGCACCGATGCTTCTATCCTTCTTCTTAAATACCGCAATTGATCAAACCTGCGAGAAGTATATTCATGCAGAAGGAAAAGTGGAAGAGGCAAAATCCAAACTTGCAGAGATCTATTCTAAAAAAGGAGTTCCGGTTCCCCAATACAAAGGAGACATCCCGACTGGAAATGATGGACTGGGTCTTCTTCTTTTAGGAACCACAGGAGATCAGATACTTCCTAAAGAAGTTTATGAAAAGATAAAAAAGGAAACTCTCTCTTCTGTTCGTGGAACTGTTCAGGCAGATATCTTAAAAGAAGACCAGGCACAGAACACATGTATCTTCTCCACTGAATTTGCTCTGAAATTAATGGGAGATATACAGGAATATTTTATCTGGAATAAGGTGCGTAATTTTTATTCTGTTTCTATTTCTGGATATCATATCGCAGAGGCAGGAGCAAATCCAATCACTCAAGTCGCATTCACCCTCGCAAATGGATTTACATTTGTTGAATATTATCTTTCACGCGGAATGAAGATTGATGATTTTGCTCCGAATCTTTCCTTCTTCTTCTCGAATGGAATTGATCCAGAATATGCAGTGATTGGAAGAGTGGCACGTAAGATCTGGGCCAAAAGTATGAAGTATAAATATAGTGGATCCGAACGTTCTCAAATGCTAAAATATCATATCCAAACTTCTGGCCGTTCTTTACACGCTCAAGAGATCGCATTCAATGATATTCGAACCACCCTACAAGCGTTATATGCAATCTATGATAATTGTAATAGTTTGCATACGAACGCTTATGATGAAGCAATCACAACTCCTACGGAAGAATCTGTCAGAAGAGCAATGGCGATCCAGCTCATTATCAATAGGGAACTAGGCCTTGCTAAAAACGAAAATCCTCTACAAGGTTCATTCATCATTGATGATCTTTCTGATTTGGTAGAAGAGGCGATCTTATCTGAGTTCAGACGTATCTCAGAAAGAGGCGGAGTCCTTGGTGCAATGGAAAGAATGTACCAAAGAAACAAGATCCAAGAAGAATCTCTGGAGTATGAACACAGAAAACATACAGGCGAGATCCCAGTAATTGGAGTGAATACTTTCTTAGGTAAGGATGGATCTCCTACAATTCTTCCAGAAGAAGTGATCCGTTCCACAGAAGACGAGAAAAAAGCACAGATCAGAGAATTGGAGGCATTCCAATTTAGGAATAAAGAGGAATCTTCGGAGGCCTTGAAAAATCTGCAGGCAGCTTGTTTGTCCGGAGAGAACGGATTTGAAGCATTGGTAGAAGCAGGAAAGGTTTGTTCTTTGGGACAAATGACCCATTCTCTCTACGAAGTGGGCGGTCAATACAGAAGAAGTATGTGA
- a CDS encoding LIC_11321 family protein, translating into MNFRTLVLVFAFSCICSIATSVLGVSPEPPKDSKNQEVSPKKEKPSKIQGCCRIKYEGGGIDYFPSTEEECVAKSGFQSFEKNSALCFQSLWD; encoded by the coding sequence ATGAATTTCAGAACTCTGGTCTTGGTTTTCGCATTTAGTTGTATTTGTTCGATTGCGACTTCAGTCTTGGGAGTTTCTCCTGAACCTCCCAAGGATAGCAAGAACCAAGAAGTATCACCCAAAAAAGAAAAACCTTCTAAGATCCAAGGGTGTTGTAGGATCAAATACGAGGGTGGGGGGATAGATTATTTTCCTTCCACCGAGGAAGAATGTGTGGCCAAGTCAGGCTTTCAAAGTTTTGAAAAGAATTCAGCACTCTGTTTCCAATCCCTTTGGGATTAA
- a CDS encoding cysteine synthase A, with amino-acid sequence MEIKKGFADAIGNTPLIRLNYYSNLTGCEILGKAEFLNPGGSVKDRAALFIIEEAEKKGLLKPGGTVVEGTAGNTGIGLVHICNAKGYKCLIVIPDTQSKEKIDLLRTLGAEVRTVPAVPYKDPGNYVKVSARIAEETPNSIWANQFDNVANRLAHYHTTGPEIWRQTDGKVDAWLASLGTGGTFSGTAMFLKEKNPKIKTIAAEPYGSAIYNFVKKGELSSEGNSFTEGIGNGRITENMKDAPFDDAIRITDGECLEYIYTLLRKDGLFVGGSSGINVGAAVKLAKELGPGHTIVTILADSGARYQSRLYDQDWLKSKGYSIPEV; translated from the coding sequence ATGGAGATCAAAAAAGGTTTTGCAGATGCGATCGGGAACACTCCTCTCATCCGTTTAAATTATTATTCTAACCTAACAGGTTGCGAAATTTTAGGAAAAGCAGAGTTCTTAAATCCCGGAGGTTCCGTAAAAGATAGGGCTGCATTATTTATCATTGAAGAAGCAGAGAAGAAGGGACTCTTAAAGCCGGGCGGTACTGTGGTCGAAGGCACCGCAGGAAATACTGGAATTGGTTTAGTACATATCTGTAATGCAAAAGGTTATAAATGTCTAATCGTAATTCCAGACACTCAATCCAAAGAAAAAATAGATCTACTTAGAACACTTGGTGCAGAAGTAAGAACAGTTCCTGCAGTTCCTTATAAAGATCCTGGAAACTATGTAAAAGTTTCCGCTCGTATCGCAGAAGAAACTCCGAATTCTATTTGGGCGAACCAATTCGATAATGTGGCAAACCGTTTGGCGCATTATCATACTACAGGACCTGAGATCTGGAGACAAACAGATGGAAAAGTAGATGCTTGGCTTGCATCTTTAGGAACGGGGGGAACATTCAGCGGGACTGCAATGTTCTTGAAGGAAAAAAATCCTAAGATCAAAACAATCGCAGCGGAACCTTATGGGTCCGCAATTTATAATTTTGTAAAGAAGGGAGAGCTTAGTTCAGAAGGAAATTCTTTCACAGAAGGAATTGGTAACGGAAGAATTACCGAGAATATGAAAGATGCACCTTTTGATGATGCGATCCGAATAACAGATGGGGAATGTTTGGAGTATATTTATACACTTCTCCGCAAAGATGGATTGTTTGTAGGCGGCTCAAGCGGGATCAATGTGGGAGCTGCTGTGAAACTTGCAAAAGAATTAGGACCAGGTCATACAATAGTCACTATTCTTGCGGATAGTGGAGCAAGATACCAGTCCAGGTTATATGACCAGGACTGGTTGAAATCGAAAGGATATTCTATTCCAGAAGTTTAG